From Haemorhous mexicanus isolate bHaeMex1 chromosome 2, bHaeMex1.pri, whole genome shotgun sequence, the proteins below share one genomic window:
- the JAM2 gene encoding junctional adhesion molecule B has product MASSSLCMLLLLCVGLLSYPDVSGISIETDNKNVKAEEFKEAILSCKHKFSKGMSLRIEWKKIQSQGVSFVYYNSEFTGDLRGRAEMLNTGIRIRNVTRRDSGTYRCEISAKSEEGQRLGEATITLTVLVAPTTPVCEVPSSAMTGTVVQMSCKETEGSPPSEYQWYKNGVALLEKTGTGSARAANITYTMNKKSGTLLFNTVTKNDTGEYFCEASNGIGLSQKCSVKRMQVDDLNVSGIIVAVVIVALVMVLCGLGVFYAQKKGYFAKESSSQKKTNYQSTSEKDFKHTKSFVI; this is encoded by the exons ATCCTGATGTGTCTGGAATCTCCATTGAAACAGAtaacaaaaatgtaaaagcagAGGAGTTCAAAG AGGCTATTCTTAGTTGCAAACACAAATTTTCAAAAGGGATGAGTTTAAGAATAGAGTGGAAGAAAATCCAATCTCAAGGAGTCTCATTTGTCTACTACAACAGTGAATTTACAG GTGATCTTCGAGGCCGAGCAGAGATGCTGAATACAGGAATCCGAATTAGGAACGTGACCAGAAGGGATTCTGGGACCTACCGCTGTGAAATCAGTGCCAAGAGTGAAGAGGGGCAACGCCTGGGAGAGGCTACAATTACTCTCACAGTATTGG TTGCTCCGACTACTCCGGTGTGTGAGGTACCCAGCTCCGCAATGACAGGAACGGTCGTGCAGATGAGTTGTAAGGAAACTGAGGGCTCCCCTCCATCGGAGTACCAGTGGTACAAGAATGGTGTTGCCTTGCTGGAGAAGACAGGAACAGGCAGTGCTAGAGCAGCAAACATAACTTACACCATGAATAAAAAGTCTGGCACTCTG CTGTTTAATACAGTTACAAAGAATGACACTGGAGAGTATTTCTGTGAAGCCTCCAATGGGATTGGATTATCTCAGAAATGCTCAGTGAAGCGAATGCAAGTTG ATGACCTTAATGTAAGCGGTATCATTGTGGCTGTAGTAATTGTGGCTCTGGTGATGGTGCTGTGTGGCCTTGGAGTATTCTATGCCCAAAAAAAGGGCTACTTTGCAA agGAAAGTTCTTCCCA AAAGAAGACAAACTATCAATCTACAAGTGAAAAG GATTTCAAGCATACCAAGTCCTTTGTTATTTAG
- the ATP5PF gene encoding ATP synthase-coupling factor 6, mitochondrial: MILRQILRLSSLFHSAVSIHLRRNIGLSAIVFNKAKELDPVQKLFVDKIREYNTKSKQAGGPVDAGPEFQKDMNESLARLQRAYGEGDLTKFPEFKFEEPKFEETPK; encoded by the exons ATGATCCTGCGGCAGATCTTGCggctttcctcccttttccacTCTGCTGTGTCCATTCACCTGCGCAGGAACATTGGGCTCTCTGCGATTGTCTTCAACAAGGCAAAAGAGCTCGACCCCGTCCAGAAGCTCTTCGTGGACAAGATCAGAGAGTACAACACGAAGAGCAA GCAGGCTGGAGGGCCTGTTGATGCAGGACCTGAGTTTCAAAAAGATATGAATGAATCCCTTGCAAGACTCCAACGGGCGTATGGTGAAGGAGATCTCACCAAATTTCCAGAATTTAAATTTGAGG AGCCCAAGTTTGAGGAGACTCCAAAGTGA